The region CATAAATTATGAGCACGTACACGGAGATCTCGGCACGCCGGGGATTATAAAAGATCATCCCACAGGCAAACGAAAAATTAGGAGGAGGCGGCTGAGAAGGAGGACCAAAGATGCATGTCCGCTCGCCTATTCATTCAGGAGATGATGCAAAATGTCCTCGGCATTTCCTTGCCATTGTCTGCGGCAGCTGCCATTCTGGCTTTCCCGTTCGACAGAAGAAAGTGGACGGCTACTTCGCCCAGCGACTTTCGCAATTGTCTCAATGGCCGAGGTCCTCCACTCACACTTCCTTTGTCCTGGGTGCTGCAGCTGTATCTCGAGAATCGCCCCGAGTCCCATAAATTGCATTCGTTATCGATTTTCTCAAAGTTTTTCTTTCACTCGGTCCTGGCTTCCTCGTTTTTTTGACGTGATTTTCTTTGGGTCTTAGGGTGAAATGCTTTTACCTTCCGCATAATTCCATATGCATTAGGCAATTAGAGCAGGGAATTCCCGAGGGCAGCTGCTCGATCGCTCTCCTTTATGGcataatcaaatcaaatcaattttgtGTAATTATCTAGGGTTGCATTTTTTCATGTCGTATAAATATTGGACAGGAATTATGACTAGGGTGAGCCTTTTTTAGGCCTAGGGTGGCGGGGCTTGAGGGTCGCAGCATGGGAACATTTCAGTCCTGGGTGATCGACTATAAATCGTTGGCTGAAGCTGTAATCTATACAAATGATTGCATAAGTGAGGGAAATCTTTAGTCTGCAGATTAGGTGTCCTTTACAAAACGGTTGGTTTTTATTGCTAATACCATTAAAAGAGTTATTTGATTGAGATCggagtttaataaaaaatgaaacctGTATGAATATAcatggtaaatattttattaattaagtttttatgatattttccCCCACGTGTAAGCTTATTTTAATGTGCGGCTTAACTTCTGAATTCGTTAATATTTGTTTCTTGCCTTCCCACATGCTTTCTAAAAATTTTGCAACAATAAAACCTTACCCGCAACATTATTCACACCCAAAGCGACCTCGGATGAACCCAAAATTCGTTATCAAATCCGCATTAGACCCCAAAAGGGAATGTGGTGTCTGCTTATGAATCGTTTAAACATCCGCTTTAACGCTTCACCGTCTAGGTGACACACATAAACTCAGAGAAACGTGTTACAGAGggaaaaaaatagtttaatacgttttaatttatttttttatcgtagAAGTTGATATATGGTCGTATTCCTTAGCATTACATTTTCAACTGTCTCCCTCTTAGTATTAAGGGATATTTTGCTCTCTGGTTctctcattttttttagtgtatTCATGTTTATTCTCTCCCTCACACCCCCGCATATTAATCATAACGATTAATCATTTTATCAATGAAGTGCAAAGTTGCCTTGCGACATAAAAAAGTCGAGGAGAAAGAGGCAAGCGGATGAAATGTGTTGCCAAAAGGGAGTAAAAAAAGCGAACTGGTGGAGAAGGAAGAAGCTGCCACGACGCCAATGTGACCTAATTGGTTCCGGAGTTGAGAATGGGAATGGATTATTCCTGTTGCCGTTTTTGAAGCTGTCATCGAGTGACGACGTCACCCACGAAACCAGCCAGCGGACAACAACAAATGAGTTGTCATACGCGGACACGGATACGGACACCACTCTCCTTTCTCCGCCCTTGTCCGTCTGGAGGGAGCTTCGTCCGTGCTCGAATGCAGCAGGAAATCGATGTCGCCAAAGCCGACGGAGGCGGAGCCGAATCTCGCAGCCAATGCAAAAACTGGGCAgacttttattattaagtatACCCTTGCAAGAAGTGCTTTACAttaatcatcatcatcataacataaaagaaatgGATGCCCTTTAAGTCCAATTTAAAAGTAGTTTCAAACATTAACCTATCTATAAAGTACCCTTAATTATTAGACTTAAAAGAACCAAAATACATTCGATATTTACGAATTCCCTTTCTGGGCTGACTTTTATTTAATCCTTAAGAAAATAATAGTGAATTTATTGCTCTTTACTATTTAAAAGGGGTTAAAGTcacgttttaaaatatttattaacttCTAACTATTTATGAAGTACAGTTAATTAGtatgcttaaaatatttcgaaattccaaacactttttttatttattggtgaatacagaaaatgaaataaaaaatgaataactCAGTACTCCCAGGCATAGTTGTGTAACTAGGGTTTCAAAATGTTGAAATAAACATTATTACTTCTCAAAGAACCCTTTTATTTcgtttcttcttatttttattataataattgttcAAGAAATATGAtattgttttgcaaaatgtaTATTTCTCCAACTTCATTGACTAGCAGATATTTCTTTATCACCTAAACAAGGTTAATATTTCCGAATCCATACATTTCCCAAATGTACTACACTAATGTGATGCAAAAGATCAGTAAAAGAGTATCTgaatctctctctctcgcccTCTGCCCCTTTCTCTGTTCCCCCTTCTTGCTCCAATTTGCACGCACAGAAAGCCACAAAAGTCGCGACTCGGAttgcgtatctgtgtgtgctgCTCGTGCGCACGTGTGGGTAAATGTGGGGCCTCGCAGAGAAATTCCATATTCCACATTTTTTATGCGGCcaacgcagcagcagcagcagcactagCAACATCGACAgtaacagcagcaacaacaattgctGATGCCACTGCGCCGACTTCGCGCTGCCTCGTCTTTTCTCTTCTGGGCGCTtcgctttttaattttacttttttgctGCTTTCGCgcagaaatttttaaaaatagccagGCAAACCAAAAGCCCAGCAGAAACCAGCCAGCAGCACTGacaaaaaatcaacaacaaaataaaagaatacaaaattGAGCAGCTAGTCAGAGTCAGCGGTGACGAATCTTAATACACTTCTATCCCCAGGGGGATAAGACTATCTTTCAGATAAATGTTTGTACCTAAAGATTGTTCTCTTTGAGATAAGAAATTGTATTAATAACCTTAGGCAGTCGTAATAACACGTAATAACTTAcggaaaaagtataaataattgaaattgaaacagACAGAGTGTTACTTCATCTTTTATAAGACGATGACTGGTTCTGGTACTTACTTGATTCCTAAATCCCataaatacttatttataCTTTGAAGTATATACCTACATTAGGGATGAATTTATTGTAATGCACATACTTGGGATTCTTATGCTGTCAAAAGTTCGACTCTTTGGAAAACGTAAGATCTTAACTATTGGAACTCTAGAATTATGACTAAGATTACAAATTATCAACCTATATCTCAAAATGTATGTGCCAAACAAAGCTTTTCACTACAGATTTAATTAAGATTTATTGCCCccaaaattacatttttggaTTTGTACTTTGTCGATCAAACTGATTTCGATTAACAACTCTAAAAGCAAATTTTAAGTTCAATTATTATCGTTTGAAGGTACGCGTATGATGGGTAAACAATGAGCAATGTGAGTTATTCGTTGTTATTCCAGGGGCAACAATGACCAAAAATAACATTGACCATTTCTCGGTCCAATTAAAGCAAAGGGTATCGCCAGGCAAGGGCagagattaaaaaataataataaaaaccaccAGCCACAGCAGCGGCCAGCGCACTAACAACACGTCGGGCGCGGGGAATCGGAATCGGCaacaaaaacatattaatGAAATCGCTTTTAACTCGTTTCGCTTAAGTATTTTATGCCAGCGAGTGTGCGAGCGTTTGCTGCTGGCATGGAGACCTGCCTCCTCGTGTGGCCCCCCTTTTGGCCTGCTATAAAAGTGCAACAACAACTTAATACACACACAAAGTCACTCGAAAAAGTAAAAGAGGCAGCACatgataaaaacaaacacGATACGATCGGCGGGCCAGCGATGACCCAAAGTGGCCAGTCCACAATGAAAAAGTGGCATTCAAGTGTTTAATATATTATGAAAAGTATTAGCCTGTCCAGAAATCGCTGCGTTTATTGCTCAGAGCAAGTGCGCCAATTTTATGTGATGTCCCAGCCAGTGTGCGTGATATTTTTTTGGAGGCGATTGTATAAGCCACTTGATGAGCTTTGCGCCGGAGTTGCCAGACGGTCCGAAAGTCAGGAACTGAGCTCCGTGGTTtattaatagatttttatggTTTATTTGGGCTTATCAAGGCCCATTGACTTATGGAGCCTATGAAAAGTGGGCCCACTGTCTTGTTTTCTAAATCAGAACTTAAAATGATTGTTAGATATAGCAATCGATtgagtttttataaaatagttaGTGGATAGTTAGATTATTGTAAGACACGGGTCTGCTCAAAGATGGGATATGAACttataataacaacaacaaagtgGCCCACTGTCTTGTTTTCTAAATCAGAACTTAAAATGATTGTTAGATATAGCAATCGATtgaattttgataaaatatggATAGTTAGATTATTGTAAGATACGGGTCTGCTCAAAGATGGGATATGAACTTATTATAACAATCTTAGTCGTGAACTTCGATCATTACCAAGACATAAGTATCAAAGCCCACTCTTCCATGTAATAAAACCTAACTAAGGATGACCTCAATTTCACAAGTTTTGAAGGCCTTATCGCCGGAGCAGCAGATAAAAGAACGAGCTCAAATCAAAGCGCTGTCAGTGCGGCAACTGAATTAATGGAAAACATTGGGGTTTTCTTTGGAGACATGGGGTAAACAAAACGGAGTGTACAAATCACTGCTTCCGCAATGATATGTCGAATTTGGTACAAACTGCGGCGGCACAAAACGATGTGTATACCAAACAGGGGCGAACAGGTAACAGAGGCGCTTAGAGCTACTGGTTCACAAAAGAGCCGGCCCAGAGGCCAAGACTGCGCCCGAAGGCCAAGCGAAATCAAAGTAACCAaatacgaaaataaaaaagaaaatcggtggagaaaaagtaaaaactgCAGACCCGAGAAATACGTCGCCCAATACAGGGAGATGGAGCAAAAAGCCACGAGACAGCGTCGTCTTCGACGGCCGCCATTGCCCCTTTTGGAGCACGAGCACACGGACGTGCCCAGTGGCCCGGGTATTGGTGGGCCCTGGGGTGTGTGAGCGTCTGGAGGTCATCAAACTGTGACGTCGCCTAGAGCTGACCCACGACGACTGCAATTCTTCCCGGGAATTCCGGTGACTCCTACGCCCGGCCCTATCTGGGAAAGTTTGGCAACGCAGTCTTATCACCCGCGGAGCCGGTTCCGTGTTCCCATATCTGGGTTAATTGATACGCCGATAGGGCTTCTAGAAGGAAGTGTTTCTGTCACAATGGCTGCACAAAGCGCCACACCCTTGGCCGCAGTCTCGGCTCCAATCCGAAAACTAAGCTGATCACGCGCGAAGTCACAGCATCCCTTATGGGCAATCTGGCAACGTTTCACTGAGCTTTTCTGCTCCGAGTTAAAATCTAATCAAATATTTCGATTCCTCGGGGGCTAACATCAATTCCCGGCGCATGCAACACGCCAGCGAATAAATATACGATTACAGTGGTCTCTCAGAAGTGGGAACTCGGTAATGAAAACTGTATTATGTAGTTTACATATTGCtgagattttaataaaaaaattgtcaaaataaaagggtaaaTTATTCATACAATTGGTATTTAATTTCACTATTTcagatttttaataatatataataaaaaatatatataataaaaaaaatacataataatatcCCTCTAAAAGATTTCTGAGATACTCCCGTAtatcataatttattttggacaTATTTAGGGATAGTAAAGATTAACTGAAGAGTTTAATTCATTGGGAGAGCACTGTCGTTCTTATCAGTGACCAATCAATCAggtcaaatatttttctctttgcaaaaaatatatacaatattgGTGAATCCACTACCCTTAACAACACCCATTGCTACTCTAAAAATTTATCAAGGCCAGTGTCACAAGTCTAGTTTCTCCCAGGGGAGTTACCACTGTACGAGGGCGAGTTACTGGGCCTGAAGCTCGACTTTACACTTGAGATTAATCAAATGGGAAAGATTGCAAATGAAGTACCAGTGACGTCAGCGCAGAGAGGCCATGAATTGAAATCGGACAGGAGTGCGTTAACCGTTAGCCGCCCGCCCACACAGACACAGCTGGAAACGCACACCAATGGAGGAGCGGGCTCACAGGTAGCTGCAATTATATAAAGTGCGCATTGTCACAGCCCCCTCGCGCCCCCTTTGCCGTTTTCACCAAGATTTCCACTCCACCCCCTCGTAAGCGCCTTCCCCTTGCCGCAGCTGCTGTGTCAGCTGGACCGGCATGCAGTTCTTTGTACATACACATGCACACTTTCCAGCCGGCAGTGGGGGGCGCACGCCCAAAAAACAGTTGGTTTTTTGGCTTATTTGCGGGCTCCCCTTTATAAGAAAATGCCCAGCGCAGcaccccgcacacacacactgcggCGCACACACATGTCACATTCTCTACTTCTAGTACTACCTACATACCACATTTTTTCCATTCCGCCTTCGTATGGATTTTTCCGCCACGTTTTTCACTCGCTTCCCCTTGGGCTGGCTCCGAGTTTTTGATCGCAAATTGCGGCTCGCAACGTCACCTGTCGATTGGTGGGGCCTTCAAGGCGATATCCGCCCGATTTCTGGGTGTAAAACGGCAACAACTACCGCACAATGTGCTCACGGGCTGCTGCTTCCTCTTCTCTTAACACCATGACAATTGGTGGCTGCAGAAAGAATGAGCGGTGCGGCGAGGCGGCGAGAGCGAGCGACAGAGATGGAGAGCGACGGGGCGAATTGAGAAGCAACAGCAAACACgacaataacaacaaacagCGGGGAGGGGGCGAAAGGCGCTGCTCGATGACGTTGGAGCCACCCACTTGGGGTCCGAATTCAGCATGCAACAACCGTTATTTCTCTGGCAATTATAAACTTCTTAAGCCACTTTAATTTCGAAGCACTGAACAAAGCCAAGAGCAGCTGGCCACTTGTGAGTGCGGGGGATTCGCCTGCTACACTTTGTTTGTTCCCTTACACGCTCTTTCTTCGCCTTGCAGCGTTGCTTTTTCAATATCAATCAGCTGTGAAAACATCTATTTTCCAATTCGCCTTTCGCCCGATATTCCAAGGAAATCTCTCGCTGCTCACACCGACGGGCAGACTGACTggcacgcacgcacacacccaCGCAGCCCCATATGTTCGCCGCCGTTGCCCggcaaatgttttttttgttgtttacgTTTTGCGCTTTGACGGCGCGGTCAGCTGTTTCAAAACAAATCGGTCAGGGTTGCCAGCTGGCGGCGCTCAGCATCTACTAAATATGCCGGTGTAACTAAAGCATACTAAAAATACTGGTTTTCTACTAAACTAGAAAAGGTTGCGCGCAGTTCAAAAAGTGgcttaaaaaattcttttgactTTCTTTTTTGGTTCTGAAATAGGTgcaaattgtaaaaataacttCACTCAATCTAAATCAATcatcaacaaacaaaaactataAAGAACCAAGCTTCCAAGAACGCAGTACCATCAATAGATTAAATTGGGTTATttgaacaatattttaaattaacggAAATCCTTATCTTCtcaataagaatatgtcaaccaaaagtattttaaatcaaacatGAATTTAACTAAATTGGGCTCATAAAATGCATATTaatagaaatttaataaaaatactttttagttGAGATACCCATCAATATATTACTTTTTCTTTACTGCACTTTAGAAACTAGTTTCCATCTAAAACTCATAATTAATCACAGCGCTGGAGTGCTCCCGAAGGTTGTCCAAATAAAAAGTGCATTGAACTGCGGTCTGGGAAAGGACAGCAAATTCGGCGTTTGTCTGGGAATTCAACACGTTGCCAATTCACAAAGCCGAGCGCAAAAACAGAGAATAGTACACAAAAAGCACAGAGGCAAAAGGGTAAATCTTGATTCCGAAATCATGCCGGTGAGAAGGGAGCCAGGCAGTCCTAATTGCATTTGCAGCCGCACAATCGAGTGGTTTTGTGATAAGTCATCCTCACCGACAAGGGATGCAGTCGCAGCACGAGAGATTGCAAATTTTTCGGGCTTATGCAGCGATTTTTATATCGCTTTTTTTCGGCATTTCACTTATGATTAATGGAGACAGGCAAAGGGGTTGAAACAGAACAGTCACATTTAATTCCCGGCGATCGCAGTCGGATCAAATGTCAATTATCACAAACACCTCGTAGTGGCTGGCCTCCGGCTGCTGGACGATCTGCATGGCCGAGTACGTGATTGCCTTCACCTCGGTGCCCTGTGGATGCTTGCCCAGCTCGAAGGGCTCCCCGTAGCAGCGGCAGGAGATCTCGAAGGTCTCCACATCGAACTTGGTTATCTCCAGCTTCTTGCACACCAGAAACGGTTCGCAGGAGAACAGGAAGAGCAGCTCGTCGAGGAAGTGGAAGAGCAGTCCCTCCAGATCGTCGCCCTGCGCTTCGATCTCGAAGCACTGCTCCACGGACACGTAGTCCAGCTCCGTCATGTACCCGAACATGGCCACTCCGCACTGTTCGAAGGCCTCCTTCAGACTCGTTCCCCAGCCGTGGATTCTGTTAAAGGGAAGATTATTGACTATTGATGTCTTGCCAACaacttttttaatgattataaTAACTCCCAGTAAATTcggatattaaataataactatTAACAAGAGAAAAGCAGCTGTCTAGCACATATTGCTGATGCAGATATTTATGGAATACGTTTGGTGATTCATGGATACAGCTTTCGAGAACTTTAACTTCTtaaatgtgaaaaataataGCTTAACAGTGAATTTTTACTTATATTTTGGTTTCTAGGATAGTATCATATAATAATgtaccaaaaataataaactgacattaaaataaaattaaataattgctCTTATCTGTAAAATCACTCTATCACTATCTCTGATTCGAAGGCATCCATGCTAACAAGAATTCTTCTAATAAGATTTCCCGATTTAGCACTTTAGACACCGAACCACCCTGCTCCACATGGTCGCCGAgcggcgttgttgttgttggcttacTCACTGCACATCAGCCGTGTGGTCCAAGTCTGCAATGTGATGAAATACTTAGCAACAGGTGGTTCCGTCTTCAAGCCGAAGATCTACTCACACTCGTACTTCACCTCCGGCAGCAGAAAGTTCTCCTTGCTGAACTCCACCTCCATTATTGTTAGTTATGGCTAAAATTAACGAGAAATAGACCGCTAAATAACTATAAACAAACCAGCGACCGCACAGTATGACCGTCGGCGGCCGGGGGAGCAATACCAACTAGCGCCTTGCCGAGAAAAATACTGAAGTCCAATAAGAGTGGTgtctaatatatatttatttaagtacttacaaacatatatatttatttatataagttAAACTATAAACAAGAGAAAAAGCTTAAGTCGATTTCATTGACTTTTAGATACCCATTAGTCAGGTAAAAGGATTGAAAAAGGAAAGGAGTGTtcagaaaatatgttttagcTAGCGCCATCTAGCGCATACCTGCGGCACCAAGCAGAGCGCACCAACTGGTGGCGCCTCTAGCGGCTGGTGGCGTATTAGTGAAAACTGCCAAAATATtggatatattttaattaaactttcaACCATTTTTGGCGTTCAGATGGGTAttggaaaaataattgaatatttttaaagaaaaaaccaaaaaattaatattacatATTTGGTTtcaattgttattaaaatcaaatttcaaaTCGATTTTTGTGCAGAAACTGACTCAAAATAGCTGACTTTAATAGCTGTTGAAATACAAAAGGTTTTGCGCATTATTTGTAACTTATCTTATCCTTTACAACTGCTAAATAATGAAGTAATTTAGTCCGAAATTAAAGCAGAATTTCCAGTTTATTAACATCATTTGTTATCGCAATTAAAGCACTATAAAGTGCTCGGGTATCTTACAAGCGCCGTTTTAAGTTGCTGTAAGCGCGACCTTGTCCtttcattaaattataatCGCCATAACAAGCGAAGCTGCAACCTTGTGGGATCCATTTGGCAAAAGGCAGTCCAcaatctgctgctgctgccaccgGCTGCTCTTCTGTCAATCGTTACTTTTTGAGCACGCGCGATTGTCAATCACGCAGCTCAATTTATTCAATTCCATGAACTTGAGAGCTGGCTGTGTGTACTTGATGTGATACAAAGTATTACCTTAGGCGGGTGTGGGCTTGCCTAATTAAATTCAGATCACTTTCCAGCAGCGATGATGGGTTATTGCTTGGAATGAAGGTGATTTCGGGAATATTCCGCTTATAGGTATATTAATTATTCGAGGATAAAATagaacattaaatatttttcatatcaCTATTTTTGTATGCTAAGAAGGCAGGTTTCActtaaatatgttattttacaaattccTGTTTTAAGACCCTTTTATCACTAGTATTTATTGATCAGTTGATTGTTTTTGCtacaaataaatgttatttgaaATGAATTAACACCTTAATTGGGCCAGAAAAATTGTttgacttttttttaagtgataATAAAGAGTATCTTCAAGTCGTACTCCCCCCACGACCAGAATTCTACGCACTTTTAAGCGAATTTATGAATGGTTTTCGCTGGTGATTTACTACTTTTTGGCTTGCTTGTTACTGATTTCCAAGTTGGGTATGAGGAAACGAGGGTGTAAAACTCCATGGCGAGTTGACAAAGCCCAAGTTTGTGCCGGGCACTGCATGGACTTCAAACATTTTCCTGCTATTTTTGTGGTCTTTTGCCATGGCTCatttggctgctgctgccactttCGGTGGAAGCTCTTTTTCTCTCGGCTCCCCAGGCTTGGAGTGCTTCAGTTGGCCACGGCAGCTCGACTGATTCACGTCGCGTATTCGGCTCAGCTAACTGTACGACTAATAATATTCTCGGATTTTAGCGCGCCTTTGCATACGACTTCCAGAATTTCATATTTGGCTATAGCATATTCGGAACGAAAAGCCACAGAGGAGTGCCTGCAAAGCTCTGGAGCTCGCCAACTTTGCCGAACTAAGTAGC is a window of Drosophila biarmipes strain raj3 chromosome 3R, RU_DBia_V1.1, whole genome shotgun sequence DNA encoding:
- the LOC108031221 gene encoding protein archease-like; amino-acid sequence: MEVEFSKENFLLPEVKYEYLDHTADVQIHGWGTSLKEAFEQCGVAMFGYMTELDYVSVEQCFEIEAQGDDLEGLLFHFLDELLFLFSCEPFLVCKKLEITKFDVETFEISCRCYGEPFELGKHPQGTEVKAITYSAMQIVQQPEASHYEVFVIIDI